The sequence CGCGGGCGTAGCCCATCTTGTCCATCACCGTGTCGCAGGCGTCGACGCAGGCGGCGCAGCCGATGCAGGCGATCTGCAGGCCGTCGCGGATGTCGATGCCGGTGGGGCAGACCTGCACGCACTGCTGGCAGTCGATGCAGTCGCCCAGGCCGAGGGCTTTCGGGTCGGCCTCCTTCTTGCGCGCGCCGCGCGATTCGCCGCGGGCGGCGTCGTAGGAGATGACCAGGGTGTCCTTGTCGAACATCACGCTCTGGAAGCGCGAATAGGGGCACATGTGGATGCACACCTGCTCGCGCAGCCAGCCGGCGTTGGCGTAGGTGGCGGCGGCGAAGAAGGCCACCCAGAAGCTGCTTTCCAGGTCGAGCTGGAAGCTGAACAGGTCGCTGACCAGCGGGCGCACCGGGGTGAAGTAGCCCACGAAGGTGATCGCCGTGACCAGGCTGACCAGCAGCCAGATGCCGTGCTTGGCTCCTTTGCGCAGGACCTTGTTGGCGCTCAGCGGCGCCTTGTCCAGCTTCATGCGCTGGTTGCGGTCGCCTTCGGTGACCTGTTCGGCCCACATGAAGACCCAGGTGAACACGCTCTGCGGGCAGGTGTAGCCGCACCAGATGCGCCCGGCCAGCACCGTGATGAAGAACAGGCCGAAGGCGGCGATGATCAGCAGCGCCGAGAGCAGGATCAGGTCCTGCGGCCAGAAGGTCGCGCCGAAGATGTAGAACTTGCGCTCGGGCAGGTCCCAGAGCACCGCCTGGCGGCCGTTCCAGTTCAGCCAGAGGGTGCCGAAGAACAGCAGGAAAAGCGCCGCGCCGCCGAGCCGCCGCAGGTCGCGGAAGCGCCCGGTGAAGCGCTTGGTGTAGACCGTCGGGGTAACCGCCGAGAGCGGCTTGGGCGGCGGGGTGAAGCGTTGCGGGGCGGCGATCTCGACGATC is a genomic window of Pseudomonas knackmussii B13 containing:
- the ccoG gene encoding cytochrome c oxidase accessory protein CcoG; its protein translation is MSERIPAKIVEIAAPQRFTPPPKPLSAVTPTVYTKRFTGRFRDLRRLGGAALFLLFFGTLWLNWNGRQAVLWDLPERKFYIFGATFWPQDLILLSALLIIAAFGLFFITVLAGRIWCGYTCPQSVFTWVFMWAEQVTEGDRNQRMKLDKAPLSANKVLRKGAKHGIWLLVSLVTAITFVGYFTPVRPLVSDLFSFQLDLESSFWVAFFAAATYANAGWLREQVCIHMCPYSRFQSVMFDKDTLVISYDAARGESRGARKKEADPKALGLGDCIDCQQCVQVCPTGIDIRDGLQIACIGCAACVDACDTVMDKMGYARGLVAYTSERALEGGRTHLLRPRLVGYAAVLVAMIGAFVWALEARPLINLDVARDRGLFRENAAGEIENIYNLKLINKTQQPQRYHLSLADASGYRLQGVPELSLAPGEIRDFAVSVASLAQSSAGGSVPLHFEVSDGHEQIDAASTFVSPRR